One part of the uncultured Bacteroides sp. genome encodes these proteins:
- the rplM gene encoding 50S ribosomal protein L13 has translation MDTLSYKTISANKATATKEWVVVDATDQVLGRLGAKVAKLLRGKYKPNFTPHVDCGDNVIIINADKVKLTGNKWNDRIYLSYTGYPGGQRAITPARLQARPNGDDKLLRKVVKGMLPKNKLGAQLLGNMYVYAGSEHKQAAQNPKSIDINLLK, from the coding sequence GTGGATACTTTAAGTTATAAGACCATTTCTGCAAACAAAGCAACCGCAACAAAGGAATGGGTCGTAGTAGATGCTACAGATCAGGTGTTGGGACGCTTAGGTGCAAAAGTTGCCAAGCTGTTGAGAGGAAAGTACAAACCAAACTTTACTCCTCATGTAGACTGTGGTGACAACGTAATTATTATCAATGCCGATAAGGTGAAGTTGACAGGTAACAAATGGAATGACAGAATCTATTTGTCATATACTGGCTATCCTGGAGGTCAAAGAGCTATTACTCCAGCTCGTTTGCAAGCAAGACCTAACGGTGACGACAAGTTATTGAGAAAAGTAGTAAAGGGTATGCTTCCTAAAAACAAATTAGGTGCACAACTATTAGGCAACATGTATGTTTACGCTGGAAGCGAACATAAACAAGCTGCTCAAAACCCTAAGTCAATTGATATTAACTTACTTAAATAA
- the rpsB gene encoding 30S ribosomal protein S2, giving the protein MSRTNFDNLLEAGCHFGHLRRKWNPAMAPYIFMERNGIHIIDLHKTVAKVEEAAEALKQIAKSGKKVLFVATKKQAKQVVADKAASVNMPYVIERWPGGMLTNFPTIRKAVKKMATIDKLTNDGTYSNLSKREVLQISRQRAKLDKNLGSIADLTRLPSALFVIDVMKENIAVREANRLGIPVFAIVDTNSDPSNIDFVIPANDDATKSIEVILEACCTAMSEGLEERKAEKIDMEAAGEAPANKGKRKSAAKARLDKNDEEAINAAKAAAFLKDDEEA; this is encoded by the coding sequence ATGTCAAGAACAAATTTTGATAATTTATTGGAAGCCGGTTGCCACTTCGGACACTTAAGAAGAAAGTGGAACCCTGCAATGGCTCCTTATATTTTCATGGAACGCAATGGTATCCACATCATTGACCTCCACAAAACAGTTGCAAAAGTAGAAGAAGCTGCTGAAGCTTTAAAACAAATTGCAAAATCAGGAAAGAAAGTCCTTTTTGTTGCTACTAAAAAACAAGCAAAACAAGTAGTTGCTGACAAAGCAGCTTCTGTTAATATGCCTTATGTAATCGAGCGCTGGCCAGGTGGTATGTTGACTAACTTCCCAACTATCCGTAAGGCTGTTAAGAAGATGGCTACTATCGATAAGTTGACTAACGATGGTACTTATTCTAATCTTTCTAAAAGAGAAGTTCTTCAAATTTCTCGTCAACGTGCTAAGTTAGACAAGAACTTAGGTTCTATCGCCGACTTAACTCGTCTTCCTTCTGCTTTGTTCGTTATCGACGTAATGAAAGAAAACATTGCAGTTCGTGAAGCTAACCGTTTAGGTATTCCAGTATTTGCTATCGTTGATACAAACTCTGATCCTTCAAATATCGATTTCGTTATCCCTGCAAATGATGACGCTACAAAATCAATTGAAGTAATTCTTGAAGCTTGTTGTACAGCTATGAGCGAAGGTCTGGAAGAAAGAAAAGCTGAAAAAATTGATATGGAAGCTGCCGGAGAAGCTCCTGCTAACAAAGGCAAGAGAAAGTCTGCTGCTAAAGCTAGACTTGACAAAAACGACGAGGAAGCAATCAACGCTGCAAAAGCTGCTGCTTTCTTGAAAGATGATGAAGAAGCTTAA
- the rpsI gene encoding 30S ribosomal protein S9, translating into MEVVNALGRRKRAIARVFVSEGTGKITINKRDLATYFPSTILQYVVKQPLNKLGVAEKYDIKVNLIGGGFTGQSQALRLAIARALVKISAEDKKALRSEGFMTRDPRSVERKKPGQPKARRRFQFSKR; encoded by the coding sequence ATGGAAGTAGTAAATGCATTAGGCAGACGTAAGCGCGCTATTGCTCGCGTATTCGTAAGCGAAGGTACAGGAAAGATTACTATTAACAAGAGAGACCTTGCAACGTACTTTCCATCAACTATTCTTCAATATGTTGTAAAACAACCATTGAACAAATTAGGTGTAGCTGAGAAGTATGACATCAAGGTTAATTTGATCGGTGGCGGTTTCACAGGACAATCACAAGCTTTGCGTTTGGCAATTGCTCGTGCTCTTGTGAAAATCAGCGCAGAAGATAAAAAAGCTCTTCGTTCAGAAGGCTTCATGACACGTGATCCACGTTCTGTTGAACGTAAGAAACCGGGTCAACCAAAAGCTCGTAGAAGATTCCAGTTCAGTAAACGTTAA